In a genomic window of Phalacrocorax aristotelis chromosome 8, bGulAri2.1, whole genome shotgun sequence:
- the LOC142061366 gene encoding protocadherin beta-15-like, with product MATARQVLCLSAFLSLPHARSQPIRYSVAEEAESGSVVANVAADAGLTPAQLADRRARLASEDGRQHFRLDRGTGRLVVADRLDREELCGQSRTCTLPFELLLANPLQFFRVEVAVEDINDHSPVFPEERVTFKILERSDPGSRFPLEGAWDLDVGSNSVQAYSIAPENEYFSVSFGIRVKGDKYVELVLEKPLDREEQAEVYFSVIAIDGGSPPRTGTTQIHIIVLDVNDNAPVFTEERYVGQVLENAPEGSVVLSVVATDQDEGVNGDISYQFSQAVGQSDSAFTIDPTSGEIKLRKALDFEAAENHELSVRATDGGGLSAICKVLVEVVDVNDNAPELVVSSFSSPLPEDALPGTVVALFAVRDRDAGANGKITCALEDQLSFSLRPAYKNYYELVTVSTLDREETARYILTVTAADAGSPPLTTTQTFTVDISDVNDNAPVFNQTSYTMFVRENNVPTVLVGAVSAADADVGPNAKVTYSLAPAHPAEQAPCSCISVNSENGHVFVLQPLDYEQVRQIKVLVSASDAGSPPLSANVTVRLVVVDENDNAPLVLHPAQGSSPPSSELVPMSAEAGYLITKVVAVDADSGQNSWLSYHLLRASDPGLFAVGAQSGEVRLRRPVTERDAVKQKLVVLVRDNGQPPLSATAALSALLLKDFSDMRLPHSSLATEDESGSLTTYLIISLVFVSLLFLASTAAFVARKLCKRKELKGGHVLYGAGNLQSSLADAAAAGTLPHAYCYEISLTTGSGNSEFKFLKPVLPSLPPQHCGMGGGTDDEQDFPRGPLAVDMAPDNPGTLSAEQFNSLSFN from the coding sequence ATGGCGACCGCAAGGCAAGTGCTTtgtctctctgctttcctctccctgccgCACGCTCGCTCGCAGCCCATCCGCTACTCCGTAGCCGAGGAGGCGGAGAGCGGCTCCGTGGTAGCCAACGTGGCGGCGGACGCGGGGCTGACCCCGGCGCAGCTCGCGGATCGCCGCGCCCGCCTGGCCTCGGAGGACGGCCGGCAGCACTTTCGCTTAGACCGCGGCACCGGCCGCCTCGTAGTGGCGGACAGGCTGGACCGGGAGGAGCTGTGCGGACAGTCCCGTACCTGCACGCTCCCCTTCGAGCTCCTGCTCGCAAACCCCCTGCAGTTCTTTCGGGTCGAGGTGGCGGTGGAGGACATCAATGACCATTCGCCCGTTTTCCCGGAGGAGCGAGTCACTTTTAAGATCCTGGAAAGGAGCGACCCGGGCTCGCGTTTCCCGCTGGAGGGAGCTTGGGACCTCGATGTTGGCAGCAACAGCGTCCAGGCTTACAGTATCGCTCCCGAGAACGAATACTTTAGTGTCTCTTTTGGGATTCGAGTTAAGGGTGACAAATATGTTGAGTTGGTCTTGGAAAAGCCCCTAGACAGAGAGGAGCAGGCGGAGGTGTATTTCAGTGTCATCGCCATAGACGGCGGCTCTCCGCCCAGGACTGGGACCACCCAAATCCACATTATCGTTCTAGATGTAAATGACAACGCTCCCGTCTTCACAGAGGAGCGGTATGTGGGGCAGgttttggaaaatgccccagaGGGCTCTGTGGTTCTCAGCGTGGTGGCAACCGATCAGGACGAGGGAGTTAACGGGGACATCTCCTATCAGTTCAGCCAAGCGGTGGGCCAGAGCGACTCAGCGTTCACAATTGACCCCACAAGTGGTGAAATTAAACTGAGAAAGGCTCTGGACTTTGAGGCAGCAGAGAATCACGAGCTCAGCGTGCGGGCCACAGACGGCGGGGGCCTCTCGGCAATCTGCAAGGTGTTGGTGGAGGTGGTGGATGTGAACGACAACGCACCGGAGCTGGTGGTCAGTTCCTtcagcagccccctccctgAGGATGCATTACCCGGGACAGTGGTCGCCCTCTTTGCTGTCAGGGACCGGGACGCTGGTGCCAATGGGAAGATCACGTGTGCCCTTGAAGACCAGCTGTCGTTCTCCTTGCGGCCAGCCTATAAGAATTACTACGAGCTGGTGACTGTGAGCACGCTGGACCGGGAGGAGACGGCTCGGTACATCCTCACCGTCACAGCAGCAGATGCGGGGTCACCTCCTCTCACGACCACCCAGACCTTCACGGTGGACATCTCCGACGTCAACGACAACGCCCCTGTCTTCAACCAGACATCGTACACCATGTTTGTGCGTGAGAACAATGTCCCCACAGTGCTCGTTGGAGCCGTCAGTGCCGCCGATGCCGACGTGGGGCCCAATGCCAAGGTGACCTACTCCCTGGCACCAGCCcaccctgcagagcaggctccctgctcctgcatcTCTGTGAACTCTGAGAACGGGCACGTGTTTGTGCTGCAGCCTCTGGACTATGAGCAGGTGAGGCAGATCAAGGTCTTGGTGAGCGCCTCCGATGCGGGGTCTCCTCCTCTCAGTGCCAACGTCACCGTCCGCCTTGTTGTGGTGGATGAGAATGACAACGCGCCGCTGGTGCTgcacccagcccagggcagcagcccgCCATCCAGTGAGCTGGTGCCCATGTCGGCCGAGGCGGGGTACCTCATCACCAAAGTGGTGGCCGTTGATGCCGACTCAGGGCAGAACTCGTGGCTCTCGTACCACCTGCTGAGGGCCTCCGACCCCGGGCTCTTTGCAGTGGGCGCCCAAAGCGGGGAGGTGCGGCTGAGGAGGCCGGTGACAGAGAGGGACGCCGTGAAGCAGAAGCTCGTTGTGCTCGTGCGCGACAACGGGCAGCCACCTCTGTCGGCCACTGCGGCGCTGAGCGCACTCCTGCTCAAGGACTTCTCTGACATGCGCCTACCACACAGCAGCCTGGCCACAGAGGACGAGAGTGGCTCCCTGACAACCTATCTAATCATTTCATTGGTCTTCGTCTCACTCCTCTTCCTTGCATCCACGGCAGCCTTTGTCGCTCGCAAGCTGTGCAAGAGAAAGGAGCTGAAGGGTGGGCACGTGCTTTATGGTGCCGGCAacttgcagagcagcctggctgatgcagctgctgcagggacccTGCCCCACGCCTACTGCTATGAGATCAGCCTCACCACGGGCTCGGGCAACAGCGAGTTCAAGTTCCTGAAGCCCGTCCTCCCCAGCCTGCCACCACAGCACTGTGGCATGGGCGGGGGCACTGACGATGAACAGGATTT